From the Cervus elaphus chromosome 20, mCerEla1.1, whole genome shotgun sequence genome, one window contains:
- the CTXND2 gene encoding cortexin domain containing 2, producing the protein MDDSSLSSSVDVDKGFAIAFVVLLFLFLIVMIFRCAKLVKNPYEASSTATEPSLS; encoded by the coding sequence ATGGATGATTCAAGCCTGTCCAGTAGTGTCGATGTAGACAAAGGCTTTGCCATTGCCTTTGttgttcttctgtttctcttcctaaTAGTGATGATTTTTCGGTGTGCCAAGTTGGTGAAGAATCCCTATGAGGCCAGCTCTACAGCTACAGAACCATCTCTGAGCTGA